One window from the genome of Synechococcales cyanobacterium T60_A2020_003 encodes:
- a CDS encoding thioredoxin family protein, translating to MAQLTVEVLGTGCKKCQQLEANAKAAIAHLNLEAKVSHITDPMKIAERGVMKTPALVVNGQLVSQGKVPTPEQIQPLLAVD from the coding sequence ATGGCTCAACTGACTGTCGAAGTGTTAGGCACGGGCTGCAAAAAGTGTCAGCAATTAGAAGCAAATGCTAAAGCGGCGATCGCCCACCTCAACCTAGAGGCAAAAGTTTCGCACATTACCGACCCCATGAAAATTGCCGAGCGCGGCGTAATGAAAACGCCTGCCCTGGTCGTTAATGGGCAACTGGTGAGCCAAGGGAAAGTGCCCACCCCAGAGCAAATACAACCGCTGCTTGCGGTTGATTAA
- a CDS encoding peptide ABC transporter substrate-binding protein has product MTWFGLSRKRWRSLVTTIGLFSICLFLVVSCGGSPSKETSETASPTADNGRVSVGTTLTVRTLDPADAYELISGLLLYNMGDRLYTYEPGTTNLVPQLATELPTISDDGLTYIIPTREGVTFHDGTPFNAEAMAFSIKRLMENDGRPAFLLADRIASVEATGENELTITLTAPFAAFTSLLAFSGLTPVPPESYEIGDAAFKPDSFVGTGPYKLAEFATDRVRLDANEDYWGEAPANDGIDIQIFTTPANLYNAFTTGALDIAYQTLDPEQISSLQKDSDAKGWQVIEGDGSVINYLTLNQKTEPLNDVNVRKAIAALIDRPLLNERVFQGQADPLYSLIPSTIKQSKPVFKDAYGDANTEEAKKYLEEAGFSESNPLVLDLWYISTSTTNNVAATVMKASMGQQLPGMIQVNLNSVESSTAFENLGNGLYPTFILNWYPDFYDPDTYIEPFMDCDKGSEATLCEEGQSQAGGSFYYSDRAIELVDAQRQAIDPAKRDEAISEIQDVLAEDVPYIPLWVAKDYAFAQSGVDNFTIQPTQQVLLWQISK; this is encoded by the coding sequence ATGACCTGGTTTGGCTTGTCCCGCAAACGTTGGCGATCGCTCGTCACCACAATCGGCCTTTTTAGTATCTGCTTGTTTCTGGTCGTAAGCTGTGGCGGCTCTCCATCCAAAGAGACATCGGAAACCGCATCGCCTACCGCAGACAATGGACGGGTTTCCGTCGGAACCACGCTCACGGTGCGTACCCTCGATCCGGCAGACGCCTATGAACTGATTTCAGGATTGCTCCTCTACAATATGGGCGATCGCCTCTACACCTACGAACCGGGCACCACTAACCTCGTTCCGCAGCTTGCCACCGAGCTACCCACCATTAGCGACGATGGCCTAACCTATATAATTCCAACCCGCGAAGGCGTTACCTTCCATGACGGTACACCCTTTAACGCGGAAGCAATGGCCTTTTCGATCAAACGGTTGATGGAAAACGATGGGCGACCTGCGTTTCTGCTGGCGGATCGGATTGCTTCTGTCGAAGCAACAGGTGAGAATGAGTTGACGATCACCTTAACTGCACCATTTGCTGCCTTTACCTCTCTACTCGCGTTTTCAGGACTAACACCCGTTCCCCCTGAAAGCTACGAAATTGGAGATGCGGCGTTTAAGCCCGACAGTTTTGTGGGAACAGGCCCCTACAAACTCGCTGAGTTCGCGACGGATCGAGTGCGCCTAGATGCTAATGAAGACTATTGGGGCGAGGCACCCGCGAACGACGGCATTGATATCCAGATCTTTACCACTCCCGCGAACCTGTACAACGCTTTCACAACCGGAGCGCTAGACATTGCCTATCAAACCCTCGATCCGGAGCAAATTAGCAGTCTGCAAAAGGACTCTGATGCCAAGGGTTGGCAGGTAATTGAGGGGGATGGTTCGGTGATTAACTACCTAACCCTGAACCAAAAGACGGAACCCCTTAACGATGTCAACGTGCGGAAAGCGATCGCCGCTCTCATCGATCGTCCCCTGCTCAATGAGCGAGTCTTCCAAGGACAAGCCGACCCGCTCTATAGCCTGATCCCCAGCACCATCAAGCAATCGAAGCCCGTCTTCAAAGACGCCTACGGGGACGCCAACACCGAAGAAGCGAAGAAGTATCTGGAGGAAGCAGGCTTTTCTGAAAGCAATCCGTTGGTGTTAGACCTGTGGTACATTTCCACCTCAACCACCAATAACGTTGCTGCCACCGTGATGAAAGCATCGATGGGACAGCAGCTTCCAGGCATGATTCAAGTCAATCTCAATAGCGTTGAGTCCTCCACGGCCTTCGAGAATCTGGGGAATGGTCTTTATCCCACCTTTATCCTGAACTGGTATCCCGACTTTTACGATCCAGACACCTATATCGAACCCTTTATGGATTGCGATAAGGGATCGGAAGCCACCCTCTGCGAAGAAGGTCAAAGCCAAGCAGGAGGCTCGTTCTACTACAGCGATCGCGCCATAGAGCTTGTGGATGCCCAGCGGCAAGCCATTGACCCTGCGAAACGGGACGAGGCTATCAGCGAGATTCAGGATGTATTGGCCGAAGATGTGCCCTACATCCCGCTCTGGGTTGCCAAAGACTACGCCTTCGCTCAATCTGGGGTCGATAATTTCACAATCCAGCCAACCCAGCAAGTTCTTCTCTGGCAAATTAGCAAATAA
- a CDS encoding ABC transporter permease, whose amino-acid sequence MSRSKALQYYILTRILLAPAMLWVIVTVVFILLRAIPGDPADVALGPRAPESAKAAYRAENGLDGPLFVQYLNYLWGLLHFDLGKSSLVRGQTVWAIIGDHFPATVELAMFSMIVAAVVGVTVGAIAASRPNSPLDAGGRLFGIITYAIPMYWFGMVLQLTFGVWLGWFPLGTRFPLSMPTPETITGLYVLDSILQFNLPQLATALYYLALPSLTLGVLISGIFERIVRINLKQTLRSDYVEAARARGIPERRIVLAHALKNAMIPVITVLGLTFASLLGGAVLTEVTFSWPGLANRLYEAISQRDYFVVQGIMVFFGAIVAIASILIDILNAYIDPRIRY is encoded by the coding sequence ATGTCCCGATCAAAAGCCCTCCAGTACTATATCCTGACCCGGATTCTCCTCGCCCCAGCCATGCTGTGGGTGATTGTGACTGTAGTTTTTATTTTGCTGCGAGCCATTCCGGGCGATCCGGCAGATGTAGCCCTGGGGCCCCGTGCCCCCGAAAGTGCCAAGGCGGCTTACCGCGCTGAAAATGGCTTAGATGGCCCGCTTTTTGTGCAGTACCTCAACTATCTGTGGGGATTGCTGCATTTCGATTTGGGCAAGTCCTCCTTGGTGCGGGGGCAAACAGTGTGGGCCATTATTGGCGACCACTTTCCCGCCACGGTGGAGCTAGCCATGTTCAGCATGATCGTGGCGGCGGTTGTTGGGGTAACGGTGGGGGCGATCGCCGCTTCTCGTCCCAATTCCCCCCTGGATGCCGGGGGACGGTTGTTTGGCATCATCACCTATGCGATTCCGATGTACTGGTTTGGCATGGTGTTGCAGCTTACTTTTGGGGTGTGGCTGGGCTGGTTTCCCTTGGGAACTCGGTTTCCCCTATCCATGCCCACCCCCGAAACGATTACTGGGCTATACGTTTTAGATAGTATTCTCCAGTTCAATCTGCCCCAGTTGGCAACGGCCCTGTACTATCTCGCTTTGCCGAGCTTGACTCTGGGCGTTCTGATCAGCGGCATTTTTGAACGCATAGTACGGATTAACCTCAAGCAAACGTTGCGATCGGATTATGTAGAGGCGGCGCGGGCGCGGGGCATTCCCGAACGGCGGATTGTGCTGGCTCATGCTTTAAAAAATGCCATGATTCCAGTGATTACGGTTTTGGGTCTGACCTTTGCTTCTCTCTTAGGCGGAGCCGTTCTCACCGAAGTCACCTTTTCCTGGCCGGGACTGGCCAACCGACTCTACGAAGCCATTTCCCAGCGGGATTACTTTGTGGTTCAGGGCATCATGGTCTTTTTTGGCGCGATTGTGGCGATCGCCAGCATCCTGATCGACATCCTCAATGCCTATATCGATCCGCGCATTCGCTACTAG
- a CDS encoding Uma2 family endonuclease encodes MAVASQRITFDEFLAYDDGTDTLYELENGKLLTMPADSEINRRIAMFLVATFLKLGIPFERLSLKTEVAVSSTRLSVRVPGLVVFSEEGVAALEGARRSLVLLDMPPPLLVVEVVSPGQESRDYRYKRSEYAARGIAEYWIIDPIQQKVTVLEWVEGFYEETIYSGDASILSPLFRHLNLTAAQLLQER; translated from the coding sequence ATGGCCGTTGCGTCTCAACGAATCACGTTTGACGAGTTTCTCGCCTACGACGATGGAACCGATACCCTCTATGAACTGGAAAACGGGAAACTCCTGACCATGCCCGCCGACAGCGAAATTAACCGTCGGATTGCCATGTTTCTGGTGGCAACGTTCTTAAAGCTGGGGATTCCGTTTGAGCGCCTGTCTTTGAAGACTGAAGTTGCGGTCAGCAGTACTCGATTATCCGTGCGAGTACCAGGTTTAGTCGTGTTTTCGGAGGAAGGAGTCGCGGCTCTGGAAGGCGCAAGGCGATCGCTGGTATTGCTGGATATGCCGCCACCGCTTTTAGTGGTTGAAGTGGTAAGTCCAGGGCAGGAGAGCCGCGATTATCGTTACAAGCGCTCTGAATATGCCGCACGGGGAATTGCTGAATATTGGATCATTGATCCGATTCAGCAAAAAGTGACCGTACTGGAATGGGTGGAAGGCTTTTACGAGGAAACCATTTACAGCGGTGATGCGTCAATACTCTCGCCGCTATTTCGTCATCTAAACCTCACGGCAGCCCAGCTTTTGCAGGAACGTTGA
- a CDS encoding protein kinase yields MSSICSQGHANPPGSRFCCYCGERLSDPHELLNTALGNRYRLIRELGKGGFGRTYLAEDLHRFNEYCVLKEYAPQVEGQQALQKAQELFEREAGVLYKLQHPQIPQFRELFRASQGDRDRLFFVQDYIDGQTYRQLLQARQLQGLLFNEFEVTQLLAQLLPVLDYIHHAGVIHRDISPDNIMLRFTDQKPVLIDFGGVKELAAKVAAAQHPYAMPDLTRIGKLGYAPAEQMEEGKVYAHSDLYALAATAVVLLCGREPQEWLLTGRPIWQDWVNISPSFQAILTKMMAPHPLDRYQSATAVMQALGVPKHEAASSPSPVIQTLPPPSALTDPPTQATVPVSPVLPIGTENHQETASLAPPSSASPARSSTPQRGWGCLQWAIALALLIPVSAWGGAWLMRTFFLPQPNVEDQQELDSSSKLPQDEQQRKAAIQSRREALGIDYDFLVGLTNQRFYETYPDQKGRTLTDQSEDAEWRDRWDAIASEGLDTLETNLSADARARLGNYTPADQESWKTRVNQLYVGSRSLNDLTDARFFYLFPDQSGNAFIDQPIGQIWRGLALDQVVALEAGETLEEIRLEPGTFRAERSHTLEPGGGRVYIAYLSEGQILRINVQDAPDTALLSIYLPRPTLQTPALLEDSTQGTWSGRLPQTGYYELVITTSDSQAVTYQLDLAIDNVSREQIQPQTTDEAKPNKK; encoded by the coding sequence GTGTCGTCCATTTGTAGTCAAGGTCATGCCAACCCACCCGGAAGCCGTTTTTGCTGCTACTGCGGTGAACGGTTAAGTGATCCCCATGAACTGCTCAATACCGCCTTAGGAAACCGCTACCGCCTCATCCGAGAACTGGGTAAGGGGGGCTTTGGGCGCACTTACCTGGCCGAAGATTTACACCGCTTCAACGAATACTGTGTCCTCAAAGAATATGCCCCCCAAGTCGAAGGTCAGCAGGCGTTACAAAAAGCGCAGGAACTGTTTGAACGGGAAGCCGGAGTCCTCTACAAGCTCCAGCATCCTCAGATTCCCCAATTTCGGGAACTGTTTCGCGCAAGTCAGGGCGATCGCGATCGCCTTTTTTTCGTCCAAGACTATATAGACGGGCAAACCTATCGCCAGCTTCTGCAAGCTCGACAGCTCCAGGGATTACTCTTCAATGAGTTTGAAGTCACTCAACTGTTGGCGCAACTGCTGCCCGTGCTGGACTACATTCACCACGCAGGCGTGATCCATCGCGATATTTCGCCAGACAACATCATGCTGCGCTTTACCGATCAAAAACCTGTGCTCATTGATTTTGGTGGCGTGAAGGAACTGGCCGCAAAAGTTGCCGCTGCCCAACATCCCTATGCCATGCCCGATCTCACCCGGATTGGCAAACTGGGCTATGCTCCTGCGGAGCAAATGGAAGAGGGCAAGGTCTACGCCCACAGTGACCTCTATGCCCTAGCCGCAACGGCAGTCGTTTTACTGTGCGGACGCGAACCCCAAGAATGGCTCCTCACCGGGCGTCCAATCTGGCAAGACTGGGTCAATATCAGCCCCTCCTTCCAGGCCATTCTCACCAAAATGATGGCTCCCCATCCGCTGGATCGTTATCAGTCGGCAACGGCAGTGATGCAGGCATTGGGTGTTCCCAAGCATGAAGCGGCATCTTCTCCATCTCCCGTGATCCAGACGTTGCCTCCCCCTAGTGCCTTGACCGATCCGCCCACTCAGGCGACGGTTCCGGTGAGTCCCGTATTGCCTATAGGAACTGAGAACCACCAGGAAACGGCGAGTCTTGCTCCTCCATCGTCTGCTTCCCCTGCGCGGTCATCCACTCCACAACGGGGATGGGGCTGTTTGCAGTGGGCGATCGCCCTTGCCCTTCTGATTCCGGTATCCGCGTGGGGGGGAGCATGGCTGATGCGGACATTTTTCCTACCCCAACCCAACGTAGAGGATCAGCAAGAGCTGGATAGTTCATCGAAGCTCCCCCAGGACGAACAGCAGCGTAAAGCAGCGATCCAGAGCCGTCGGGAGGCGTTGGGCATTGACTATGACTTTCTGGTGGGGCTAACCAACCAACGCTTTTACGAGACCTATCCCGACCAAAAAGGCCGCACCCTCACCGATCAGTCAGAGGATGCCGAATGGCGCGATCGCTGGGACGCGATCGCCTCGGAGGGGTTGGATACTCTAGAAACAAACCTGAGTGCTGATGCCCGCGCTAGATTGGGTAACTATACGCCAGCAGATCAAGAGTCTTGGAAAACGCGAGTGAATCAACTTTACGTCGGCAGCCGATCGCTCAATGATTTGACCGATGCCCGATTTTTCTATCTCTTTCCGGATCAGAGCGGCAATGCCTTTATCGACCAACCGATCGGCCAGATTTGGCGAGGATTAGCGCTAGACCAGGTCGTGGCGCTAGAGGCTGGAGAGACGTTAGAGGAGATTCGGCTAGAGCCAGGAACCTTTCGAGCCGAGCGATCGCACACCCTGGAACCGGGGGGTGGTCGGGTGTATATTGCCTATCTCAGCGAAGGTCAAATCCTGCGGATCAACGTTCAGGATGCCCCGGACACAGCCCTACTCTCCATTTACCTGCCCCGTCCAACGTTACAAACCCCAGCCCTGCTCGAAGATTCTACCCAGGGAACCTGGTCAGGACGCTTACCGCAAACGGGCTACTACGAACTTGTGATTACTACGAGTGATAGCCAAGCCGTTACCTATCAACTTGATCTCGCCATTGACAACGTGAGCCGCGAACAGATTCAACCCCAAACGACCGATGAGGCCAAGCCCAACAAGAAATAG
- a CDS encoding DUF2555 domain-containing protein, which translates to MTTLHISASEIEGFTETEVASLAERLERDEYNNAFDGLNDWHLLRAIAFQRPELVEPYLYLLDMEAYDES; encoded by the coding sequence ATGACAACGCTGCATATTTCAGCATCAGAGATCGAAGGCTTCACCGAAACAGAAGTGGCTTCCTTAGCGGAGCGGCTGGAGCGGGATGAGTATAACAACGCCTTTGATGGGCTAAACGACTGGCACTTACTGCGGGCGATCGCCTTCCAACGCCCCGAACTGGTAGAACCATATCTGTATCTGCTGGATATGGAAGCCTACGACGAGTCGTAA
- a CDS encoding dienelactone hydrolase family protein: MTLRAIAVPPASGEPPTGLLIGLHGWGANAQDLVALSNYIDLPTYAMLFPDAPFPHPQAPGGKMWYGFPAGFSFQVDTPLTQQADLQESRQLLKDWLLSLEAKTGVPPERTLIAGFSQGGAMTLDVGSQLPVAGLLILSGYLHGVLPTTTKIQAPILMVHGRQDPIVPISAARAAKQALLDQSASVDYHELDMGHEIDFTVLKMIQSFVAKQAA; the protein is encoded by the coding sequence ATGACCTTACGTGCGATCGCCGTTCCTCCGGCCTCTGGCGAACCTCCCACTGGGCTGTTAATTGGCTTGCACGGGTGGGGGGCAAATGCCCAAGATCTGGTTGCCCTGTCGAACTATATCGATCTACCAACCTACGCCATGCTGTTTCCCGATGCCCCCTTTCCCCATCCCCAGGCGCCTGGCGGAAAGATGTGGTACGGCTTCCCCGCCGGATTTAGCTTTCAAGTCGATACCCCACTTACCCAGCAAGCCGATCTACAGGAGAGTCGGCAACTCCTCAAAGATTGGTTACTATCGCTGGAAGCCAAGACGGGGGTGCCACCAGAGCGTACCCTCATTGCTGGATTTTCCCAGGGCGGTGCGATGACCTTAGATGTGGGTAGCCAGCTTCCGGTTGCCGGGTTGCTGATCCTGAGCGGATATTTACATGGTGTATTGCCGACCACAACCAAAATACAGGCTCCCATTTTGATGGTGCATGGTCGCCAGGATCCCATCGTACCCATTAGTGCAGCACGGGCAGCGAAACAAGCCCTGCTTGATCAGTCGGCCTCAGTGGACTATCACGAATTGGATATGGGGCATGAAATTGACTTCACAGTCTTGAAGATGATTCAAAGTTTTGTGGCGAAGCAAGCAGCCTAG